From a single Paraburkholderia edwinii genomic region:
- a CDS encoding isochorismatase family protein: MNLSNSDTAVVFIDPQNDVLSEHGVNWGAVGASVTENRTVDNMEHIFKAAKAKQYEVFISPHYFYPTDYAWKSYGPLEQGEVESKSFARKGPLNLGGFEGSGADWLARFKPYIEDGRTVVASPHKVWGPQTNDLTLQLRKRGMSKIVLGGMLANICVESHLRELLEQGFEIAVVKDATAGPRHPTWGDGYQAALVNYQFLAHAVLTTEEVVAAMK, translated from the coding sequence ATGAACCTTAGCAACAGCGACACCGCAGTGGTGTTTATCGACCCTCAAAACGACGTGCTGAGCGAGCACGGCGTGAACTGGGGAGCCGTAGGCGCGAGCGTGACGGAGAACCGCACGGTCGACAATATGGAGCACATCTTCAAGGCAGCAAAAGCGAAGCAATACGAAGTCTTTATTTCGCCGCACTACTTCTATCCGACCGACTACGCGTGGAAGTCATATGGTCCGCTCGAGCAAGGCGAAGTGGAAAGCAAAAGCTTCGCGAGAAAAGGACCGTTGAATCTCGGCGGCTTTGAAGGTTCGGGCGCGGACTGGCTTGCCCGCTTCAAGCCGTATATCGAAGACGGCAGAACGGTCGTGGCGAGCCCGCACAAGGTATGGGGACCGCAGACCAACGACCTGACGCTGCAATTGCGCAAACGGGGCATGAGCAAGATTGTGCTCGGCGGCATGCTGGCCAATATCTGCGTCGAATCCCACCTGCGCGAATTGCTCGAGCAGGGCTTCGAGATCGCGGTGGTGAAAGATGCGACTGCCGGGCCGCGCCATCCGACGTGGGGTGACGGCTATCAGGCTGCATTGGTCAACTACCAGTTTCTCGCACACGCGGTGCTGACGACCGAAGAAGTCGTTGCCGCGATGAAATAG
- a CDS encoding copper chaperone translates to MKFSVKNELRPDDVSTLEHAMKMVDADAKVDVDVGEKTVSIDSWLMPEEFLVAFYDEDYEVTISEA, encoded by the coding sequence ATGAAATTCTCAGTGAAAAATGAACTTCGCCCCGACGACGTTTCGACGCTCGAGCATGCAATGAAGATGGTCGACGCCGACGCGAAAGTCGACGTTGACGTTGGGGAGAAAACGGTCAGCATCGATTCGTGGCTGATGCCCGAGGAATTCCTCGTCGCCTTCTACGACGAAGACTACGAGGTGACCATTTCCGAGGCGTAG
- a CDS encoding copper-binding protein — MNRFAGSFAVAVFLSAPPVFASEEAASEDTHRLQLPLVIYGQVTQIDRAGDLVSIRQVMPKNVGMAPLTTVFKATDAASLGWIQEGDRVKAIVESINGQPVALKVWRRRWPIQ; from the coding sequence ATGAATAGATTTGCAGGCTCTTTTGCCGTAGCCGTGTTCCTCTCTGCTCCGCCCGTTTTTGCTTCTGAGGAGGCAGCATCTGAAGATACTCACCGTCTACAACTCCCCTTGGTTATCTATGGGCAAGTCACGCAAATCGATCGTGCGGGAGACCTCGTATCGATCAGACAGGTGATGCCAAAGAACGTCGGTATGGCGCCGCTAACGACCGTGTTCAAGGCGACTGATGCCGCATCGCTTGGCTGGATTCAGGAAGGCGATAGGGTCAAGGCCATAGTTGAAAGCATCAATGGACAACCTGTTGCTCTGAAGGTGTGGCGGCGCCGGTGGCCGATTCAATAG
- a CDS encoding DUF2306 domain-containing protein, which translates to MPQPSSVPGISARSRRSGRMSTRLLFIVCWLSAIIFSAYIVVYYEGALLTHTMQDWNEVLPRIYQPGSMLATAAIGAHFLAGAIVLILGPMQLIAPLRARAPNVHRWIGRFYAAAALATGVGGLVYIAIEGTVGGPVMSTGFALYGALMVLCAVNTVRHARAGRFDIHRAWAIRLFALGIGSWLFRMDYGIWLKLIGGFGHHSHTYDGLFDKIMSFFFYVPNLAIAELIIRRRGGTQTESARTIRSASIGFIAVLVLVATILFGRSYWLPHITQRLADLSQMHTQRD; encoded by the coding sequence ATGCCACAACCGTCATCAGTGCCCGGTATTTCTGCCCGGTCGCGCCGCTCTGGTCGGATGTCAACCCGACTGCTTTTTATAGTCTGCTGGCTCAGTGCGATTATTTTCAGCGCCTATATCGTGGTCTATTACGAAGGCGCATTGCTCACGCATACGATGCAGGACTGGAATGAGGTGCTACCGCGCATTTACCAGCCCGGATCGATGCTGGCAACCGCTGCAATAGGCGCCCATTTCCTTGCGGGCGCCATCGTACTTATTCTCGGCCCGATGCAGCTGATCGCGCCACTACGAGCCCGCGCTCCAAACGTTCACCGATGGATAGGCCGGTTCTATGCCGCCGCGGCCCTCGCAACGGGCGTTGGCGGTCTTGTTTATATTGCTATCGAAGGCACGGTAGGCGGCCCCGTCATGTCGACCGGCTTTGCGCTCTACGGCGCATTGATGGTGCTGTGCGCCGTTAACACGGTGCGCCATGCGCGAGCCGGACGCTTCGATATACATCGTGCGTGGGCCATCCGGTTATTCGCGTTAGGCATTGGATCGTGGCTTTTCCGAATGGACTATGGAATCTGGCTTAAGCTGATCGGCGGCTTCGGTCACCATTCGCATACTTACGATGGGCTGTTCGACAAGATCATGTCGTTCTTCTTCTATGTGCCCAACCTCGCAATTGCCGAACTGATTATCCGGCGACGCGGTGGAACACAAACTGAATCAGCGCGAACGATACGGTCGGCTTCGATCGGCTTTATCGCCGTGCTCGTGCTTGTCGCAACTATCCTGTTCGGCCGCTCCTACTGGTTGCCGCATATCACGCAGCGGCTTGCTGACTTGAGCCAGATGCATACACAGCGCGATTGA
- a CDS encoding CPBP family intramembrane glutamic endopeptidase, which yields MKTIERYWVSSVAWATKLPSLPLMLVALLLTYVATAPALVLALAKSDLSIGGPEFVKHGLGPMILIGCLIAPVLETAVNQWACIRLLNRFGCGTATAIVVSALFFGLGHTYSLAYVLVTFNIGLVLAATFVIEDRRGGSPFLVTMAVHAMRNGMTTVYYALSV from the coding sequence TTGAAAACGATCGAGCGGTACTGGGTAAGCAGCGTTGCATGGGCCACTAAACTTCCTTCGCTGCCGCTGATGTTGGTCGCGCTCTTGCTGACTTACGTGGCAACTGCGCCTGCGCTGGTTTTAGCTCTGGCCAAATCCGATCTTTCTATTGGTGGACCGGAATTCGTCAAGCACGGTCTTGGACCGATGATTCTGATTGGCTGCCTGATTGCCCCAGTACTTGAGACGGCAGTCAATCAGTGGGCATGTATCCGGTTGTTGAACCGGTTTGGCTGCGGAACCGCCACCGCGATCGTCGTGTCCGCGCTGTTCTTCGGACTCGGACATACGTACAGCCTTGCGTACGTCCTCGTGACATTCAATATCGGACTCGTGCTGGCAGCAACGTTCGTGATTGAAGACCGCAGAGGCGGCAGTCCTTTTCTGGTCACCATGGCGGTTCATGCCATGCGCAATGGCATGACGACGGTGTACTACGCGTTGAGCGTTTGA